Sequence from the Parvicella tangerina genome:
ACATTTTCTGTCCAAACAGTTGCAGCAAGACCATATTCGGTACTATTTGCATACATCAACACCTCTTCCTCTGTATCAAACGGCATTATCGTAACAACTGGTCCGAAAATTTCTTCTTGATTCGTTCTACAGGAATAACTTAACCCTTCAATAATAGTTGGTCTAACATAGTAACCTTCAGCAAACTCACCTTCTAAGCTCACTTCATGTCCTCCTGTAAGGATCGTTCCTCCTTCTTTTTTTGCTAATTCGATATAGCTCAGGATCTTTTCTTTGTGATCTTTAGAAACGATGGCACCAATTCTAGTGTTTGGATCATTCGGATCTCCTACAGTCAATTGATTGGTTTTCTCTACGAAGGCATCTCGAAACTTCTCATAAATAGGTCTTTCAACAAAAATTCTAGATCCACACAAGCAAATCTGCCCCTGATTAGCGAACGAACTGAGCATCGTAGTTTTTAGCGCTTTATCGAAGTCACAATCTGCAAAGATGATGTTGGGGTTTTTTCCACCTAATTCGAGGCTTAGTTTTTTGAATTTTGGTGCGGCCTTGCTAGCTATGATCTTTCCTGTTGTCGTTCCTCCGGTAAAAGAAATTGCTTTGATACCGTCATTATCTGTTATCGCATTACCCACTTTGGCTCCGAGTCCATGGACAATGTTCAGCACACCTTTTGGCAAGCCCGCTTCGATGCAGAGTTTAGAGAATAAATAAGCTGTCATAGGTGTTATCTCGGAAGGCTTAGCTACTACGCAGTTTCCACTGGCCAAGGCTGGTGCAATCTTCCATGTAAAGAGGTAAAGCGGCAAATTCCAGGGAGAAATACAACCCACTACACCAATTGGTTTTCTTAGGGTGTAATTAATGAATTTCCCATCCATATCATGACTTTCAGAAGCCCAATGCAAAATAGCTGTTGCAAAAAATCGCATATTAGATGATGCTCTTGGGATATCTACAGAACTTGCAAGTTTTAGAGGTTTTCCGTTGTCAATACTTTCTGCTTTTGCTAATTCGTGATGATTTTTTTCTATGAGATCAGCAATGCGCATCATGATGTCAGAACGTTCCTGTTTGGAAGTTTTTGCCCAAAGATCTTTGGCAGCTTCAGCAGCTTTCTGGGCAGCAGTAATATCCTGCTCATCAGAGTCTGGAATTTTGCTATACACTTTGCCAATCGCAGGATTGAAGTTATCGAGGTAGTTCCCTGATTTTGGAGCAACAAGCTCCCCATTGATGTAATTCTGAATTGTGATCATCCTTCTTGTGAAATGCTTTCTCACAAAGATAAAAGGATTGGCGAAAGGTAGCACTAATCTAAGCTTCAACTTTCTGCTCGATCATTTGACTTTTTCCTTTGCTTTTTTTTTTGACCGTGACCCCAAGGAGCACAAAAATCAGAATACCGCCTAATCCTCCGATTACCCACCAGGGGTTGAGTTCGATCTCTTCTCCGGTACCAGCTTTTTTCGGGATACCTTTAAAACCATCATTCTGTGCTCCAGGTGTAACTAAGGCTGCAACTTGCCATTCAGCTAGTTGAGGATTAACTCGCTCTAAATTGCGAGGTACCGAGTCTTTGATTGTAGGGAAATCCTTCTTCACCTTGTACTTAAGGCTGTCAACAGGGTTTTTGTCAGCATCCCAAAGCTTGATGTGGTCTTTTTTACTGCTGAAGCCAAAATCCATGTCTCCCTGAACTAACAGGTCTTCTGATAAGTTGTATACTGACTGAAAGTCGTCTTTTCGTTTACAAACGACTAAATAGCCGTGAGCTCCTATGGTTGATCCTTCAGGAAGTTTGAACTTCTCTTTATCTTTTGTGGTAATGTACCAACCACTCAAATCTTGCTGGTCAGCAGAAATATTGGCTAGTTCAATCCAGTCTTCACTTGGAGTTAGAGAGTCTTGTTTGATAGAGACCTCATTAATAAAGATAGTTCCACTGAGTTCGCTAGTAGGTTTTCGCTTAAAAATTGGAGTAATGCTGATGGCCTCTGTTAATGTTATGGTCAACTTGCGATCAGTGGACTCCAGACCTTCCCACTTAACAAATTCATATCCCATTTTTGGCTTAGCCTTGATCGTAATCGGTACATCTGTAAAATACCATCCTTCAAATGGTTTTTTCAGTTTCAATGAATTGAGCTTGACTTTCCCCATTTTCTTGTCAAAAGCGCCAATGCTTACTTTCACGGTATCGTTCAAGTTGAACTTTTGCATGATGTAGGTTCGCAGGTAATAGGGTCGTTTAGTTGCAAACTCCCTCATTCGATCTACCCGAATGTTCCATTTTTCCATGCTGGTGTGCCATCGTTCAGCATGATAAGGCATTTCATCCTTGATCATATTGTAAATAGAGTCGAGTTTGAAATTGACATTTTTTTCGCTAAAGATGGTATTGAGGTGATCAGCGAAACGATTAATATAAATGTTTCGAATACTATCATTTTCTAGTAGCTTCCGAATAATAAAAGTACTCCAGGCAGGGTTGGGCCATTTTTCATTACTCAGTGTAGTCATCTGATGCAAGGTGTTCTCTTTATAGGCTGTTTTGCTGCCAATTCCAAAGCTGAGGTCTAGATCGAATAAGATCCATCGCCATCTAGCACCAGCCTTCTGTTCTTTCCAGTAGCGAATATTTCCTCCCGCATCACCATTGTCAACATAGATCTCAGTGATGTTATAGTCGATATAATTGTCGATATCCATGATAGAATCGAGTTCCTCTATTTTTTCATTGGATTCGAAAGAATTATCGTTCAGGAACTTTAAAAGTTTCTTGTATTCCTTGGTAGTTCCGCATTGGGCATCCCCTCGATGTTTTAAAAGGTCTACGGAGTCCTTATCAATATTGTGATTGTCATCTAAGTAATGCTCATTAATCTTTTCGCGTACGTTGTGAATACCCCAGTATTGACCATTGATATAAAGTACGCATGGCCTATAGGCTTGAATATCCATGTCAATGGGTTCGGTGAGGTCGGTCAAAAGTGCATCTCTGAAGTGAGTGTTGTTGAAGTCACCTCCCGAGTTTCTTAGCACAAATGAGTTGAACTTTTTGATTTTCTTATTTGGAAATATTCTGTATTTGAACTTGTCATGACCATATTTCTTTTTTGAAATGATGGCAAGAGACTTCATTGGAAGACCTTTGCTAAAGCCTCCGAATATCCTGCATGCTGCCTCTTGATTAAATCCAAGGGTGTTATCTGGCTCATAGAATTCAATATTGATCTCGCGTTCCCAGCCTTTCCAGAAGTTAGCCCCAAGGTAGGGAGGTACTGAATCAGCACAACAACCCTTAACATAAATTCCTCGACTATAGCTAAAGAAGTCTGCAGTGTCTACAGCAATAGAAACAACGGCCATGTTAAATGTTCTCCCGATAATATAGGATTGCGTGGTCTCCCCAATTTTGTTCCCTTTTTGGTAGAAGAGAGCACGGATAACAGTTGGCTCAGTCAATTCAAATGGTTCACCATGATATTCCTTGGAGTAGGTGGATGGCCTCGATCCGCTCAGTGTATAAAAAACACGGACATTGTTTGAGGTGTCGATCACGAGCTCCTGCGATGTTGAGTAGATCCCCCCTCTCAAACTGAACAAGGAATCAACATCGACTTCCTGCTGTGTTTTGAACGAGTTGATCAACAACAACAATATGGTGAAGATAGCATACCGCATTATACAAAAGTGTGATAATTTGTTTCAACTAAGCTAAGGCTAAGAAAAGATTAATTAATAGAGGATTGTTAATTCGTAGGGAGCGAGTTATTATTTGAGATTACAGGTAAAGTTCTCGGATAATGATCACAAATGAAACGCCAAACCCTAAAATAGTTCCTGCCAAAACTTGTGGCAAACTATGTGCTTTATCATAAAGTCTGGCAAAACCAACTAACCCAACCGCTCCAATTGCAAGAGAGTTGTACAACACCATTTCTTCCAGATTTAAAAGTGGATCCAGATGTGCTGTTAGCCCAACGAAGCAACCAGCTAATCCAGCGATTCCAATGGCGTGCATGCTGATTTTCCAGAAGTAACTAATTCCTGCAGCGATGATAGCCAAAACAATCCCACTCATAATCACCCCAAAGAAAGCATGAAACAGCTGGATGTGATCGTTGTTCGCCTCAATGTAGTAAAGAACGTAATACAAGCAGCCCAAAAATAGCGCAGAAAAGAGAAGCACAGGTACGCGTTCTTGATGCTTTTTTAACTCCCAATCGCTAACAATACCAACCGTGATCATTCCATTCATGGCGATCAATGGCATCAAAAAACTAAAAAGACCAACTGCACTAAAGATCATCCAAAACCCATTATCTGTTAAATTCAACATTTGAAAAACCGTGTAATGCTCTATCTGCAAATAGAGAAAAAAGGCCATCATTGGAATAAAGATGGGGTGGAAAATGATTGATATTCCTTTACTAACGTATTTCAAGTTTAAATCTCTTTTCGCAACCTAGCTACAGGAATCCCCAATTGTTCACGATACTTTGCCACCGTTCTACGCGCAATATTATAACCTTTATCTTTTAGATGATTCATTAACTTTTCATCTGTTAGAGGCTTCTTCTTGTCTTCATTATCAACGGCTTCTTGTAGGATTTTTTTCACCTCTCTGGTAGAAACCTCCTCTCCGCTTTCGGTGCTTAAAGATTCGCTGAAGAAATACTTCAGTAAGAAGATACCATAAGGTGTTTCAACATATTTGGAGTTAGCGACACGAGAAACGGTACTAATATCCATTTCAACAATATCTGCGATGTCCTTAAGAATCATTGGTCTAATATTGGTTTCATCACCAGTAAGGAAAAATTCTTTTTGGTAATTCATAATCGCATCCATAGTAATCAGAAGCGTATGTTGTCTTTGCCTGATGGCATCGATAAACCATTTAGCTGCATCGATCTTTTGTTTAACGAACATCACTGCATCCTTATCTGATTTAGTCTTTTTGCTATCTCCATACGCTCGAAGCATCTCGGCATACTCCTTACTAACCTTTAAGCGAGGTGCGTTTCTAGCATTTAACGTAAGCTCAAGTTGTCCATCTTCTTCTCGGATGATAAAGTCAGGAATAATTTGCTGCATTGTCTTGTTAGACTGCAGCGCAGCACCTCCAGGCTTAGGATTTAACTTAACAATTTCATTGATGGCTGTTCGAAGGTCATCTTCCTCAATTTCCAGTTTTTTAAGGATTTTCTTGTAGTGTTTCTTGGTGAACTCATCAAAGCATTTTTCTAAAATTGCCTGAGCTGTTCTGATCGTGACCGTTGGAGCTTTTCGTTCTAATTGAAGCAACAAGCACTCCTTCAGGTCTCTTGCGCCTACACCTGCAGGTTCCAAATCCTGCACGATTTCAAGACCTTCCAATAACTCCTCCTCAGTAACCATGATGTTTTGAGAAAAGGCTAGGTCATCGATCATGTTTTCGATTTCTCTTCTCAAATAACCACTTTCATCCAGATTGCCGATAATCGTTTTGGCGATCTCTCTCATCTTTTCGTCACGAACGCGTAGTCCAATTTGTGAGATCAATAAATCTTGAAAAGACTGCCCTCCTGATAATGGTATAGCTTTTTCATCGTTATCAGCTCCATGATTTCTAACGGAGAGTTTATAGTCTGGAGTGTCATCATCCAGGTAGTCACTCACATCAAAATCCTCGCGAGAGTCATCAACATCGTTTTCCCAATCCTCTTCTTCCCGATCCAGATCACGGTCTATTTCTTCTGCACCCTCCTCCAGAGCAGGGTTATCTTCAATTTCTTGTTTGATCCGTTGTTCCAACTCCACAGTAGGCACCTGCAATAACTTCATCAGCTGGATTTGCTGAGGAGATAGTTTCTGCAGTAACTTATGTTGTA
This genomic interval carries:
- a CDS encoding aldehyde dehydrogenase, which translates into the protein MITIQNYINGELVAPKSGNYLDNFNPAIGKVYSKIPDSDEQDITAAQKAAEAAKDLWAKTSKQERSDIMMRIADLIEKNHHELAKAESIDNGKPLKLASSVDIPRASSNMRFFATAILHWASESHDMDGKFINYTLRKPIGVVGCISPWNLPLYLFTWKIAPALASGNCVVAKPSEITPMTAYLFSKLCIEAGLPKGVLNIVHGLGAKVGNAITDNDGIKAISFTGGTTTGKIIASKAAPKFKKLSLELGGKNPNIIFADCDFDKALKTTMLSSFANQGQICLCGSRIFVERPIYEKFRDAFVEKTNQLTVGDPNDPNTRIGAIVSKDHKEKILSYIELAKKEGGTILTGGHEVSLEGEFAEGYYVRPTIIEGLSYSCRTNQEEIFGPVVTIMPFDTEEEVLMYANSTEYGLAATVWTENVRKANRMAAKIDSGIVWVNCWLVRDLRTPFGGMKSSGVGREGGFNAFNFFTEPTNVCLSL
- a CDS encoding CotH kinase family protein, producing the protein MRYAIFTILLLLINSFKTQQEVDVDSLFSLRGGIYSTSQELVIDTSNNVRVFYTLSGSRPSTYSKEYHGEPFELTEPTVIRALFYQKGNKIGETTQSYIIGRTFNMAVVSIAVDTADFFSYSRGIYVKGCCADSVPPYLGANFWKGWEREINIEFYEPDNTLGFNQEAACRIFGGFSKGLPMKSLAIISKKKYGHDKFKYRIFPNKKIKKFNSFVLRNSGGDFNNTHFRDALLTDLTEPIDMDIQAYRPCVLYINGQYWGIHNVREKINEHYLDDNHNIDKDSVDLLKHRGDAQCGTTKEYKKLLKFLNDNSFESNEKIEELDSIMDIDNYIDYNITEIYVDNGDAGGNIRYWKEQKAGARWRWILFDLDLSFGIGSKTAYKENTLHQMTTLSNEKWPNPAWSTFIIRKLLENDSIRNIYINRFADHLNTIFSEKNVNFKLDSIYNMIKDEMPYHAERWHTSMEKWNIRVDRMREFATKRPYYLRTYIMQKFNLNDTVKVSIGAFDKKMGKVKLNSLKLKKPFEGWYFTDVPITIKAKPKMGYEFVKWEGLESTDRKLTITLTEAISITPIFKRKPTSELSGTIFINEVSIKQDSLTPSEDWIELANISADQQDLSGWYITTKDKEKFKLPEGSTIGAHGYLVVCKRKDDFQSVYNLSEDLLVQGDMDFGFSSKKDHIKLWDADKNPVDSLKYKVKKDFPTIKDSVPRNLERVNPQLAEWQVAALVTPGAQNDGFKGIPKKAGTGEEIELNPWWVIGGLGGILIFVLLGVTVKKKSKGKSQMIEQKVEA
- a CDS encoding phosphatase PAP2 family protein — its product is MKYVSKGISIIFHPIFIPMMAFFLYLQIEHYTVFQMLNLTDNGFWMIFSAVGLFSFLMPLIAMNGMITVGIVSDWELKKHQERVPVLLFSALFLGCLYYVLYYIEANNDHIQLFHAFFGVIMSGIVLAIIAAGISYFWKISMHAIGIAGLAGCFVGLTAHLDPLLNLEEMVLYNSLAIGAVGLVGFARLYDKAHSLPQVLAGTILGFGVSFVIIIRELYL
- the rpoN gene encoding RNA polymerase factor sigma-54, whose translation is MALRQSLQHKLLQKLSPQQIQLMKLLQVPTVELEQRIKQEIEDNPALEEGAEEIDRDLDREEEDWENDVDDSREDFDVSDYLDDDTPDYKLSVRNHGADNDEKAIPLSGGQSFQDLLISQIGLRVRDEKMREIAKTIIGNLDESGYLRREIENMIDDLAFSQNIMVTEEELLEGLEIVQDLEPAGVGARDLKECLLLQLERKAPTVTIRTAQAILEKCFDEFTKKHYKKILKKLEIEEDDLRTAINEIVKLNPKPGGAALQSNKTMQQIIPDFIIREEDGQLELTLNARNAPRLKVSKEYAEMLRAYGDSKKTKSDKDAVMFVKQKIDAAKWFIDAIRQRQHTLLITMDAIMNYQKEFFLTGDETNIRPMILKDIADIVEMDISTVSRVANSKYVETPYGIFLLKYFFSESLSTESGEEVSTREVKKILQEAVDNEDKKKPLTDEKLMNHLKDKGYNIARRTVAKYREQLGIPVARLRKEI